In Rhodopirellula islandica, the following proteins share a genomic window:
- a CDS encoding DUF1559 domain-containing protein, protein MLPITPKRLHRLRDAFTLIELLVVIAIIGILVGVLLPAVQAAREAARRMQCSNNMKQIGLAVHNYHGAFRSIPTTSTGPDTSGSSCGSGFYSWLAMILPYVEQQNLHDSIDFDVALSDHCNYSFSSDYLDYSIAPSHPNAEAARTLVGTYLCPSDPAGALQLHEDGEQLAPGNYAANVGWPMRSHWPGHDQPLERQNGVFGLHNPSQPGSWQVRDIKFRDITDGLSNTAAVAERKISAATIVDTWWGGRTVSPETDENMQSFCGSSISARSLEKWVPYCGSVTHGDPSYIEKHGHSWISGWTFAANTYMHVMPIGERNCHVYGGEGLGNNLVTPGSYHTGGVHVLMADGSVGFRSESIDLQLWWAMGSANGGEANGQLE, encoded by the coding sequence ATGCTTCCGATAACCCCCAAACGTTTGCATCGCTTGCGTGATGCATTCACCTTGATCGAATTGCTCGTTGTCATCGCCATCATTGGCATCCTGGTCGGCGTCCTTTTGCCGGCGGTCCAAGCAGCCCGCGAGGCGGCGAGACGAATGCAATGCAGTAACAACATGAAACAAATTGGCTTGGCGGTCCACAACTACCACGGGGCCTTTCGCTCCATTCCGACGACCTCGACAGGACCGGATACTTCGGGCTCCAGTTGTGGAAGCGGGTTCTACAGTTGGCTTGCCATGATCCTTCCTTATGTCGAGCAACAGAATCTGCACGATTCGATTGACTTCGACGTCGCTCTTTCCGACCACTGCAACTACTCCTTCAGCAGCGACTACCTGGACTACAGCATCGCCCCGAGCCATCCCAATGCCGAAGCGGCTCGCACCTTGGTTGGAACGTACCTTTGCCCCTCCGATCCAGCAGGTGCCTTGCAGTTGCACGAGGATGGCGAACAACTTGCACCGGGAAATTATGCCGCCAACGTAGGATGGCCGATGCGATCTCACTGGCCGGGACATGACCAACCGTTGGAGCGACAAAACGGCGTGTTCGGGCTGCACAATCCGTCCCAGCCGGGCTCTTGGCAGGTTCGCGATATCAAATTCCGTGACATCACCGACGGGCTGTCTAATACCGCCGCGGTCGCCGAGCGAAAAATCAGTGCCGCAACCATTGTCGACACTTGGTGGGGCGGTCGCACGGTATCACCCGAAACCGACGAGAACATGCAGTCGTTCTGCGGAAGTTCCATCAGCGCCCGGTCGCTCGAAAAATGGGTCCCCTACTGTGGATCAGTGACCCACGGTGACCCCAGCTACATCGAAAAACACGGCCATTCGTGGATCAGCGGCTGGACCTTCGCGGCAAACACCTACATGCATGTGATGCCGATCGGCGAGCGAAACTGCCATGTCTATGGCGGGGAAGGGCTGGGCAACAATCTGGTCACGCCGGGAAGTTACCACACCGGTGGCGTTCACGTGCTAATGGCTGATGGAAGCGTTGGCTTCCGCAGTGAGTCAATTGACCTGCAGCTTTGGTGGGCGATGGGCAGTGCCAATGGCGGCGAAGCGAACGGGCAACTCGAATGA
- a CDS encoding spermine/spermidine synthase domain-containing protein: protein MSNNTPPRIEHRLEALPGVLLGALTFLSGMAALGHQLLWTRRLADLLGASGESTARVFGTFFLGLSIGSAIAALLVGRTRNPLRLAGLAQLSIPFLVVPVLYLSQLTDWIWPLVGADATHGSNGFAIRSLLTLGFVLPPAAIMGLSFPLIVAGLLRSNGGRLGRSGINLYAVNTIGGAMGVLFTIMVAIPQWGNFASMVLAASVDGAIGIALLICAKAFPTLPPRRTAPEKAIISRAEEAALTIAFSRALWLAFFSGAAVLAIEVAAFQMFQLVATISVFSPAAVLFCAIASLGIAAALFARFESLFVSPSSQRTIVLVLATSSVFVVLAPQVFMAFARQSNWFAENTSVALFVLKLGAMALLSVGPAWVIAGLIFPFAIASAGRQCSPIQSGQRVGLLLSVNGIGGMLGAELTYRVLLPTLGVYGTMTAIGMAFATVAALFSMLPCVVLSGSPHASVVTRVSAALCVSIVLLLGFVNTFLPVINPPPGIDPIDVQSGREGTVAVIEDRRGERSILVANQYLLGGTAVRYDQERQTLLPLVLHKQPSKVACIGLATGITPGASLSIPTVDAVVSIEISPLVARAAERHFSEFNHDICQSDLATVVVGDGRTYLASMTEQFDVITGDLFLPWASGTSRLYSREHFASVRNALKPGGIFCQWLPMYQLTPEQFELIADTFSSEFNETHLFMNHFRVASPMIALVGGKDLGCLDWKQVGQHCDQLREMEAIHAPLLRHESGVRLLHLGSWKNERGRTRLVSLADPSLEYSAAAVRLSAHAGKHYFQPVRWIEFCRECQKRIAREPPAAPGSQAELTLLATGLLEWDHARRTRNKLADSIGSRVARSIPRCLRDDHLADWDRWPGAPGIRWVNDLNTTDTDETGGSTPPHFVTTRPAEK, encoded by the coding sequence ATGAGCAACAACACCCCTCCTCGAATTGAACATCGACTTGAAGCTCTGCCCGGAGTTCTTCTGGGGGCACTTACGTTCCTGAGTGGGATGGCTGCGTTGGGGCATCAGTTGCTGTGGACTCGGCGGCTGGCCGATCTGCTGGGTGCCAGTGGTGAATCGACGGCGCGTGTCTTCGGCACCTTCTTTCTGGGGCTCTCGATTGGATCAGCAATCGCCGCGTTGTTGGTTGGACGCACTCGAAACCCGCTAAGACTTGCTGGCCTGGCACAACTAAGCATTCCGTTTCTGGTCGTTCCGGTCCTCTACTTGTCCCAGCTGACCGATTGGATTTGGCCTCTGGTCGGTGCGGACGCGACGCACGGATCCAATGGTTTTGCCATTCGATCACTGCTGACTCTCGGCTTCGTGCTCCCGCCTGCGGCCATCATGGGACTGTCGTTTCCCCTGATTGTTGCCGGACTGTTGAGATCGAATGGAGGTCGTCTGGGGCGATCCGGCATCAACCTTTACGCGGTCAATACGATCGGTGGAGCGATGGGAGTGCTGTTCACAATCATGGTGGCGATTCCTCAATGGGGGAACTTTGCATCAATGGTTTTGGCGGCGAGCGTCGACGGGGCGATCGGCATCGCACTCTTGATTTGCGCGAAAGCTTTCCCAACCCTGCCTCCTCGTAGGACTGCACCTGAGAAAGCGATCATCTCCAGAGCAGAAGAAGCTGCGTTGACCATCGCATTCAGCAGAGCGCTCTGGCTGGCATTCTTTTCAGGCGCGGCGGTTTTAGCGATCGAGGTTGCAGCCTTTCAGATGTTTCAGCTGGTCGCAACGATCTCGGTGTTTTCGCCGGCTGCCGTTCTGTTTTGTGCCATCGCTTCTCTCGGCATTGCAGCGGCTTTGTTTGCCCGTTTTGAATCGCTGTTCGTCTCCCCATCCAGTCAAAGGACCATTGTTCTGGTTCTTGCGACCAGCAGTGTGTTCGTGGTTTTGGCGCCTCAGGTATTCATGGCATTTGCTCGGCAATCCAATTGGTTTGCTGAAAATACGAGTGTCGCCCTTTTCGTATTGAAGCTAGGGGCAATGGCACTGCTGTCGGTTGGCCCAGCCTGGGTCATCGCTGGTTTGATATTCCCCTTCGCGATTGCCAGTGCCGGCCGGCAGTGCTCACCCATTCAATCGGGCCAACGGGTCGGCTTGCTTTTGTCGGTCAACGGAATTGGTGGCATGCTGGGAGCGGAGCTGACCTACCGAGTGCTCCTGCCAACTTTAGGCGTCTATGGGACGATGACGGCCATTGGAATGGCATTCGCCACGGTTGCAGCCCTGTTCTCAATGCTTCCCTGTGTGGTTCTCTCCGGTTCACCGCATGCTTCGGTCGTCACCCGCGTCTCAGCAGCACTGTGCGTCAGCATCGTGTTGCTACTGGGGTTCGTGAACACCTTCCTTCCCGTCATCAATCCGCCACCAGGGATCGATCCGATTGACGTCCAGTCCGGTCGCGAGGGAACGGTTGCGGTGATCGAAGACCGGCGCGGTGAACGCTCGATCCTGGTCGCGAATCAATATTTGCTTGGAGGGACTGCGGTTCGCTACGACCAAGAACGCCAGACGCTCTTGCCCCTGGTGCTGCACAAGCAACCATCCAAGGTTGCGTGCATTGGACTGGCGACAGGCATTACCCCGGGAGCGTCCTTGTCCATCCCGACGGTCGACGCGGTGGTTTCAATCGAAATCTCGCCCTTGGTGGCACGAGCAGCGGAGAGACATTTCAGCGAATTCAATCACGACATCTGTCAAAGCGATCTGGCAACCGTGGTGGTAGGTGATGGAAGAACCTATCTCGCGTCCATGACGGAGCAATTCGATGTCATCACCGGCGATCTGTTTTTGCCTTGGGCGTCTGGTACCTCGCGTTTGTATAGCCGGGAACATTTCGCGTCCGTCCGGAATGCTTTGAAGCCAGGCGGTATCTTTTGCCAATGGCTTCCGATGTACCAGCTGACACCGGAGCAATTCGAGCTGATCGCGGATACCTTTTCGAGCGAGTTCAACGAAACTCACTTGTTCATGAACCACTTTCGGGTCGCGTCTCCGATGATCGCATTGGTGGGCGGAAAAGATCTCGGGTGCCTCGACTGGAAACAGGTTGGCCAACATTGCGATCAGTTGCGTGAAATGGAGGCGATTCATGCCCCCCTGCTCAGGCACGAATCCGGCGTCCGACTGCTTCATCTTGGATCATGGAAGAACGAGCGGGGTCGAACGCGGCTGGTGTCGCTTGCCGACCCGTCACTGGAATACTCCGCGGCCGCCGTTCGTCTTTCAGCCCATGCTGGCAAGCACTACTTCCAGCCAGTGAGATGGATTGAGTTCTGCCGCGAGTGTCAGAAAAGGATCGCCCGAGAACCACCTGCCGCACCTGGATCACAAGCGGAACTGACGTTGCTCGCCACTGGGCTTTTGGAATGGGATCATGCACGCCGGACCAGAAACAAGTTGGCAGACTCAATCGGCTCGCGTGTTGCGAGATCGATCCCGCGTTGCCTCCGGGATGACCACTTGGCTGACTGGGATCGCTGGCCAGGTGCCCCAGGAATCCGATGGGTGAACGACTTGAATACGACAGACACAGATGAGACAGGCGGTTCGACACCGCCACATTTTGTTACGACCCGCCCAGCAGAAAAGTAA
- a CDS encoding choice-of-anchor M domain-containing protein: MSFLVKNFALVCCIGMLCLQTENVSAATLTEYSSGHADIGLAYEDGELNLHYHFGGGAVLNGVALAAEAEFNPTNDGVYVRVPNTSSASFTSVPSGLEFTGMNPDGTPAIDFWVLPQVTTAGVPFLGFGTGELNSADWDNNLSFRLTDVQFTPQGDGVAGQGYFSVYQPGSTGGFDVNMDSLNGFDSSDEVEMAPNGHDHFVWGFTEQGLYEVTLEASGTHINDGFKSDTETFLFAVGNSTAVTAVPEPGSLAVLASLGIAGMLVRRRRRPQLK, translated from the coding sequence ATGAGCTTCCTTGTAAAGAACTTTGCACTTGTTTGTTGTATCGGCATGCTGTGCCTACAAACCGAAAACGTGTCAGCGGCAACGCTGACAGAATATTCGTCGGGCCACGCCGACATTGGCCTCGCGTACGAAGATGGAGAACTCAATCTCCACTACCACTTTGGCGGAGGAGCCGTGCTCAATGGGGTAGCGTTAGCAGCCGAAGCCGAATTCAACCCGACGAACGATGGCGTTTACGTTCGGGTCCCCAACACGTCGAGCGCCAGCTTCACGTCGGTACCGTCTGGACTGGAGTTTACAGGCATGAACCCAGATGGCACCCCGGCGATCGATTTCTGGGTGCTCCCTCAGGTCACTACGGCCGGCGTGCCGTTCCTTGGGTTTGGTACTGGGGAGCTGAATTCGGCCGACTGGGACAACAACCTGTCGTTTCGCCTGACGGACGTTCAGTTCACACCGCAGGGCGACGGTGTCGCCGGACAGGGCTATTTCTCGGTCTACCAACCGGGTTCGACTGGTGGGTTCGATGTGAACATGGATTCGCTAAACGGATTTGATTCCTCCGATGAGGTTGAAATGGCGCCAAATGGGCACGACCACTTTGTTTGGGGCTTCACCGAGCAAGGATTGTATGAGGTGACACTTGAAGCAAGTGGCACTCACATCAATGACGGTTTCAAATCCGACACTGAGACCTTTTTGTTCGCTGTTGGAAATTCAACCGCCGTAACTGCTGTTCCGGAGCCGGGCAGTTTGGCCGTGCTGGCATCTTTGGGCATTGCCGGAATGCTGGTGCGACGTCGCCGTCGCCCTCAACTGAAATAG
- a CDS encoding ArsR/SmtB family transcription factor: MAKTKTSKTNETDEPSCDGRDHRGLPVTIDAEACERAAAIFRALGDPQRLRLLMLLEASERCVSEVCELLDESMPAISQRLRLLKSERIVRSRRDGKHVFYSLADDHISRLVTNGVMHAMEK, encoded by the coding sequence ATGGCAAAGACAAAAACATCAAAAACGAATGAAACCGATGAGCCGAGCTGCGACGGGCGCGATCATCGAGGTCTGCCGGTCACGATCGATGCGGAAGCTTGCGAGCGAGCGGCGGCGATTTTCCGAGCGTTGGGTGACCCCCAGCGACTGAGATTGCTGATGCTGCTCGAAGCGTCCGAGCGATGCGTTTCGGAGGTTTGTGAGTTGCTTGATGAGTCGATGCCAGCGATTTCGCAGCGGTTGCGGTTGCTCAAAAGCGAGCGGATTGTCCGTTCGCGACGCGATGGCAAGCATGTTTTTTACTCGCTCGCCGACGACCACATCTCCCGTTTGGTGACCAATGGCGTCATGCATGCGATGGAGAAATGA
- a CDS encoding Fur family transcriptional regulator, with the protein MSKSSESIEAIKQAIRDAGLRATPARIATLMMLRDSNSPLTHANVADQLAANGVDKATAFRNLNDMADAGLLRRTELGDHVWRFEAIAEGEHDQSAHPHFLCVDCGTVSCLDDVKLTAGSQRESGKFGEVTEILLRGHCNDCR; encoded by the coding sequence GTGAGTAAGTCGTCTGAGTCGATTGAGGCAATCAAGCAGGCTATTCGTGATGCGGGGTTGCGGGCAACACCCGCGCGAATCGCGACACTGATGATGCTCCGGGACTCAAACTCTCCGTTGACTCATGCCAATGTCGCGGACCAACTCGCCGCCAATGGGGTGGATAAAGCGACAGCGTTTCGCAACTTGAATGACATGGCTGATGCCGGTTTGCTACGCCGGACGGAACTGGGCGATCATGTTTGGCGATTCGAAGCGATCGCGGAGGGAGAGCATGACCAATCGGCTCATCCGCACTTTCTGTGCGTCGATTGCGGTACCGTGTCCTGCTTGGATGATGTGAAATTGACCGCTGGCAGTCAACGGGAAAGCGGCAAGTTCGGCGAGGTGACGGAAATCTTGCTTCGCGGACACTGCAACGACTGCCGATAG
- a CDS encoding prepilin peptidase produces MNTDSAFTSAAEPLNRSLFGEYARMLLVGTAGCSAVAAVLRMAVDPSAIAMVIGNAIVLASLISARPAGTLRLTILATAALLVSWFTARSETPLAWWSPIVFFSPAVAVASLGFLTVRDLFAVVHNFQQRSSRSSLRSYRTLGIAIGLLIAIVYMIVVPSVSAVLELFRDRPANYTITELTIGESLRIRSAKFAIFAIFTYVGACWGSFLNVVAYSIPRSESITLRSSACPKCGVPIRRLDNLPIFSYLNLGGRCRDCGVAIPVRYLIVELVAAGIFASLFLVELVTGAANVPGFQHYAHTGILWIILYTKWPVVGIVLYHAALMCTLLTLALTDLDRRRLPGWFRWTSVIVFAGLPMIASQLQPFTLALPSSVPDAFWRVSTILVGAVTGAGLGIAIQRVSQLGKRSQALPLALTLIGVSLGWQATVTIAAIFVASLLAIRHFNVSGAQHRLLQPTAILLAAAMLHHPFWKLIAGIW; encoded by the coding sequence GTGAATACCGACTCCGCTTTCACATCCGCCGCCGAACCGCTCAACCGCTCGCTTTTTGGCGAGTACGCACGGATGCTGCTGGTTGGCACCGCTGGTTGCTCGGCAGTTGCAGCGGTGCTCCGAATGGCAGTGGATCCGAGTGCCATCGCAATGGTGATTGGCAACGCGATTGTTCTCGCGAGCCTCATTTCCGCACGTCCGGCAGGAACCCTGCGGCTGACGATCCTGGCAACCGCTGCCCTGCTGGTCTCTTGGTTCACAGCTCGATCGGAAACTCCCCTCGCTTGGTGGTCACCGATCGTCTTCTTCTCACCAGCGGTTGCTGTGGCATCGCTTGGGTTTCTTACGGTTCGGGATTTGTTTGCAGTCGTGCACAACTTTCAACAACGATCTTCGCGAAGTTCTCTTCGGTCCTATCGCACGCTTGGAATCGCGATCGGGTTGCTGATTGCAATTGTCTATATGATCGTGGTTCCATCGGTGAGTGCAGTCCTCGAGCTTTTCCGTGACCGCCCTGCGAACTACACGATCACCGAGCTAACGATTGGGGAGAGCCTGCGAATTCGCAGTGCCAAATTCGCGATCTTTGCAATCTTCACCTACGTCGGCGCATGCTGGGGCAGTTTCTTGAATGTGGTCGCGTATAGCATTCCACGCAGCGAGTCGATCACGCTGCGGTCATCGGCGTGCCCAAAGTGCGGCGTTCCGATCCGTCGACTCGATAACCTGCCCATCTTCAGCTACCTGAATCTCGGTGGACGATGTCGCGACTGCGGTGTGGCGATTCCCGTGCGATACCTGATCGTGGAACTGGTCGCCGCAGGAATCTTCGCGTCGCTGTTCCTGGTCGAACTTGTCACGGGAGCGGCCAATGTTCCTGGCTTCCAGCATTATGCTCACACGGGAATCCTGTGGATCATCCTGTATACCAAGTGGCCCGTCGTTGGAATCGTTTTGTACCACGCTGCTTTGATGTGCACTCTGTTGACGCTGGCACTGACCGACCTGGATCGGCGACGCCTTCCAGGTTGGTTTAGATGGACGTCAGTGATCGTTTTCGCCGGGCTGCCGATGATTGCAAGCCAATTGCAACCCTTCACACTGGCACTTCCATCATCCGTCCCAGATGCTTTCTGGCGTGTATCAACCATCCTGGTCGGTGCCGTCACAGGAGCTGGACTGGGGATCGCAATCCAGCGAGTCAGCCAACTCGGCAAAAGAAGTCAAGCTCTGCCGCTTGCTTTGACGCTGATTGGCGTTTCGCTTGGCTGGCAGGCGACCGTCACCATCGCTGCAATCTTTGTTGCATCATTGCTAGCGATTCGCCACTTCAATGTCAGCGGAGCACAGCATCGACTTCTTCAACCAACCGCGATCCTACTGGCCGCCGCCATGCTCCACCATCCGTTTTGGAAGTTGATCGCAGGAATCTGGTGA
- a CDS encoding type II and III secretion system protein family protein: protein MTSKSAMPLNSPLCRVVVTLLMGWIAMPAFAQEHGPVRLPETNLQPGEPRPIRSGLELPSDDRVVPWQPIPDVGPSRIQSGLPTELILPPPSDAAKQRASRFVESEIDPEIPLSLVLGRPKILRLADTPARIYVPDEDTIRTEIIDQESGRELAVTGIRPGTTTLMLWFQDRDAPSGQSVVSYLVRVYEDPILAKPVGDLESELNEKFPNSFVELDEIADRLIVRGQAPDAIEMSQILQILAGARGVRAGLTRPANPVTVAAAYDFVGAVDALSSEEAAAERRRNLDPVALAQAGIINQMKIVGEQQVMLKVTVAEVNRSAARSIGLNFGVDNDNGLTVFQSLTGNLASTQNQSSANILASLDMGQVRLAIEALRRMNLSRTLAEPNLVAMNGQPADFQAGGQFPIPIISSGGTGGNNLQGVSFVPFGVQLQFTPFIQDRDVIRLQMNAEVSTRDESLGTSIGGGGGGTQVSGLNSRNFSTTVQLRSGQTIAVAGLLQTNYGASSDRTPFWGDLPIIGATGGVNRSSSGEQELVILVTPHLVAPIDACETPALPGSDVHEPSDIEFYIANRLESRRSKDHRSSVRTDYARQKRAEHCCPELFMIGDVGPTDRCCPRPSPVPHTAIRSSQQPLNYQPTTPSIDSGSMEPFPDVKPFQPDAAGDGSSLREMIQRGNHAQ from the coding sequence ATGACGTCAAAGTCGGCAATGCCGCTGAATTCGCCGCTTTGTCGCGTTGTGGTGACCCTGCTCATGGGGTGGATCGCGATGCCTGCGTTCGCGCAAGAACACGGTCCGGTCCGGTTGCCGGAAACCAATCTGCAACCCGGTGAGCCTCGACCGATCCGCTCGGGCTTGGAACTTCCAAGCGACGATCGCGTTGTTCCGTGGCAACCAATCCCGGATGTCGGACCTTCACGGATTCAATCCGGGTTGCCCACGGAGTTGATCTTGCCGCCGCCCAGTGACGCTGCCAAGCAGCGGGCGAGTCGCTTTGTCGAATCGGAAATCGATCCTGAGATTCCACTTTCGCTGGTCCTCGGTCGTCCGAAAATTCTTCGACTGGCTGATACTCCGGCACGAATTTATGTCCCCGATGAGGACACGATTCGCACCGAAATCATTGACCAAGAGAGTGGGCGTGAACTGGCCGTCACAGGGATTCGGCCGGGAACGACAACGCTGATGCTGTGGTTCCAAGACAGGGATGCGCCGAGCGGGCAAAGCGTCGTCAGCTACTTGGTACGTGTTTACGAAGATCCCATTCTGGCCAAGCCGGTCGGGGACCTCGAGTCGGAACTGAACGAGAAGTTTCCCAATAGCTTTGTCGAACTCGATGAGATCGCTGATCGATTGATTGTTCGAGGGCAAGCTCCGGACGCGATTGAGATGTCGCAGATCTTGCAAATTCTCGCGGGTGCCCGTGGGGTTCGAGCAGGTTTGACCAGGCCGGCAAATCCGGTCACGGTTGCGGCGGCCTATGACTTCGTCGGTGCGGTGGATGCACTTTCCAGCGAGGAAGCCGCCGCGGAGCGACGTCGAAACCTGGATCCAGTTGCACTGGCTCAGGCGGGGATCATCAACCAGATGAAGATCGTCGGCGAGCAACAGGTGATGTTGAAAGTCACCGTTGCGGAAGTCAATCGAAGTGCCGCTCGCAGCATTGGGTTGAACTTTGGCGTCGACAATGACAATGGACTGACGGTTTTTCAATCGTTGACCGGCAACCTGGCCAGCACTCAAAACCAATCGAGCGCGAACATCCTTGCATCGTTGGACATGGGCCAGGTCCGCTTGGCCATTGAAGCACTTCGGCGAATGAATCTTTCTCGAACGTTGGCGGAGCCGAACTTGGTCGCGATGAACGGCCAGCCTGCGGATTTTCAAGCTGGTGGGCAGTTCCCGATTCCGATCATCAGCAGCGGTGGCACCGGGGGGAACAACCTCCAGGGCGTCTCGTTTGTTCCCTTTGGCGTTCAGTTGCAGTTCACGCCGTTCATTCAAGATCGCGATGTGATCCGGTTGCAGATGAATGCGGAAGTCAGCACGCGAGACGAGTCGTTGGGGACCAGCATTGGCGGCGGAGGCGGCGGGACTCAGGTCTCGGGGCTGAACAGCCGCAACTTTTCCACGACGGTGCAACTCCGAAGCGGCCAAACAATCGCTGTCGCCGGACTACTGCAAACCAACTACGGAGCCAGTTCTGATCGAACTCCGTTCTGGGGCGATTTGCCGATCATCGGGGCGACGGGCGGCGTCAACCGCAGCAGCAGCGGCGAACAAGAGCTTGTCATTCTGGTCACACCGCATTTGGTCGCTCCGATCGACGCCTGCGAAACCCCTGCCCTTCCCGGCAGCGACGTTCACGAGCCCAGTGACATTGAGTTCTACATCGCGAATCGTTTGGAGAGTCGACGGTCCAAAGACCATCGCTCATCCGTTCGCACCGACTACGCCCGGCAAAAACGAGCCGAGCACTGTTGCCCGGAGCTCTTCATGATCGGCGACGTTGGTCCGACGGATCGTTGTTGTCCACGACCATCGCCGGTGCCGCACACGGCCATTCGATCCAGTCAGCAACCGTTGAATTATCAACCGACCACTCCCAGCATCGACAGCGGTTCGATGGAGCCGTTCCCTGACGTGAAGCCGTTCCAGCCAGACGCTGCCGGGGATGGTTCGTCGCTACGTGAAATGATTCAGCGAGGCAATCATGCTCAATAA
- a CDS encoding tetratricopeptide repeat protein: MSMGIIQWRPLRVLLWSLLPLAVGCNSIEKDHGADFLKPFASVESMDAQAKRQPIPDERSLCIETAKTVATKGHAEEAIKLFERAEELDPNASTLDRNLAPLYAEVGNHAAAIERYKLILQATPDDADLINNYAWTLMEAGRFDQAIEEAMKGLQKSPENKRLRSTLAMTYYRQGDHGNAFQQWEMAVGKTAALHNLALLDIEAGEIDSARKNLQRAKQDPNLDDQTNALVAALETSTQQR, encoded by the coding sequence ATGAGCATGGGCATCATTCAGTGGCGACCATTGCGTGTTCTGCTTTGGTCGTTGTTGCCGTTGGCAGTGGGGTGCAACAGCATTGAGAAGGATCATGGGGCTGACTTTTTAAAGCCGTTTGCTTCGGTGGAGTCAATGGATGCCCAGGCAAAACGTCAACCAATTCCCGACGAACGTTCGCTGTGCATCGAAACGGCCAAGACGGTGGCAACGAAAGGGCACGCCGAAGAAGCAATCAAGCTTTTTGAGCGAGCCGAAGAACTGGATCCCAACGCCTCGACGCTCGATCGCAACCTTGCGCCCCTGTACGCCGAAGTCGGCAATCACGCCGCCGCCATTGAGAGATACAAGCTGATTCTGCAAGCAACGCCGGACGACGCCGATTTGATCAACAATTACGCTTGGACACTGATGGAAGCAGGTCGTTTTGATCAAGCGATCGAGGAAGCGATGAAAGGGTTGCAGAAATCGCCGGAGAACAAGCGGCTGCGGTCGACCCTCGCGATGACTTACTATCGACAGGGCGACCACGGGAATGCCTTCCAACAGTGGGAAATGGCGGTGGGGAAAACGGCCGCGCTCCACAATCTCGCGTTGCTCGACATTGAAGCCGGTGAGATTGATTCCGCTCGGAAGAACCTGCAGCGAGCCAAGCAGGATCCGAACCTGGATGACCAGACCAATGCCCTGGTGGCAGCTCTCGAGACGTCAACACAGCAGCGCTAG